In Balearica regulorum gibbericeps isolate bBalReg1 chromosome 26, bBalReg1.pri, whole genome shotgun sequence, one genomic interval encodes:
- the TMEM38A gene encoding trimeric intracellular cation channel type A isoform X2 gives MSRKSPFASWLCAMLHCFGSYILADLLLGESPIDYFSNNSSVILATAVWYLIFFCPMNVFYKCVSFLPMKLIFVAMKEVVRVRKIAAGVHHAHHRYHHGWFIMMATGWVKGSGVALMSNLEQLLRGIWKPETNEILRMSFPTKASLYGTILFTLQQTRWLPMSEANLIFFFTMFMIVCKVFMTATHSHASPFAPVESFICPVFFGSVSSGHSSHHHDQHGASHEVSQPLPPPAKSKEELNEGTRKRKAKKAE, from the exons ATGTCTCGTAAGAGTCCTTTTGCCTCCTGGCTttgtgccatgctccactgcTTTGGAAGTTACATACTTGCTGATCTGTTACTTGGAGAATCACCTATTGATTACTTCAGTAATAACTCCAGTGTCATCCTGGCCACAGCAGTCTG GTATTTGATATTCTTTTGTCCCATGAACGTCTTCTACAAGTGTGTTAGCTTTCTGCCTATGAAGCTCATCTTTGTGGCAATGAAGGAGGTGGTGAGAGTTCGCAAAATTGCAGCTGGGGTCCACCATGCTCATCACCGTTACCACCACGGGTGGTTCATTATGATGGCTACTGGATGGGTCAAAG GTTCTGGTGTCGCCTTGATGTCTAACCTTGAGCAACTGCTGCGTGGGATCTGGAAGccagaaacaaatgaaattctTCGTATGTCCTT ccCTACAAAGGCTAGTCTGTACGGCACAATCCTCTTCACTCTGCAACAAACTCGCTGGCTCCCTATGTCTGAAGCCAACCTCATCTTCTTTTTCACCATGTTCATGATAGTTTGCAAG GTTTTCATGACGGCAACTCACTCTCACGCCTCACCTTTTGCTCCAGTGGAAAGCTTCATCTGCCCAGTTTTCTTTGGCTCTGTTTCCAGTGGACACAGTAGTCATCACCATGATCAGCATGGGGCCTCCCATGAGGTTTCCCAGCCTCTACCTCCTCCTGCAAAGTCAAAAGAGGAGCTAAATGAAGGCACAAGGAAAcggaaagcaaaaaaagctgaataa
- the TMEM38A gene encoding trimeric intracellular cation channel type A isoform X1, producing MEAVGALQLGELAAAFAALPVFPLFDTAYFIVSVLYLKYEPGAVEMSRKSPFASWLCAMLHCFGSYILADLLLGESPIDYFSNNSSVILATAVWYLIFFCPMNVFYKCVSFLPMKLIFVAMKEVVRVRKIAAGVHHAHHRYHHGWFIMMATGWVKGSGVALMSNLEQLLRGIWKPETNEILRMSFPTKASLYGTILFTLQQTRWLPMSEANLIFFFTMFMIVCKVFMTATHSHASPFAPVESFICPVFFGSVSSGHSSHHHDQHGASHEVSQPLPPPAKSKEELNEGTRKRKAKKAE from the exons ATGGAGGCGGTGGGGGCCCTGCAGCTCGGGGAGCTGGCGGCCGCCTTCGCCGCCCTGCCCGTCTTCCCGCTCTTCGACACGGCCTACTTCATCGTCTCCGTCCTCTACCTCAAGTACGAGCCAG GAGCCGTGGAGATGTCTCGTAAGAGTCCTTTTGCCTCCTGGCTttgtgccatgctccactgcTTTGGAAGTTACATACTTGCTGATCTGTTACTTGGAGAATCACCTATTGATTACTTCAGTAATAACTCCAGTGTCATCCTGGCCACAGCAGTCTG GTATTTGATATTCTTTTGTCCCATGAACGTCTTCTACAAGTGTGTTAGCTTTCTGCCTATGAAGCTCATCTTTGTGGCAATGAAGGAGGTGGTGAGAGTTCGCAAAATTGCAGCTGGGGTCCACCATGCTCATCACCGTTACCACCACGGGTGGTTCATTATGATGGCTACTGGATGGGTCAAAG GTTCTGGTGTCGCCTTGATGTCTAACCTTGAGCAACTGCTGCGTGGGATCTGGAAGccagaaacaaatgaaattctTCGTATGTCCTT ccCTACAAAGGCTAGTCTGTACGGCACAATCCTCTTCACTCTGCAACAAACTCGCTGGCTCCCTATGTCTGAAGCCAACCTCATCTTCTTTTTCACCATGTTCATGATAGTTTGCAAG GTTTTCATGACGGCAACTCACTCTCACGCCTCACCTTTTGCTCCAGTGGAAAGCTTCATCTGCCCAGTTTTCTTTGGCTCTGTTTCCAGTGGACACAGTAGTCATCACCATGATCAGCATGGGGCCTCCCATGAGGTTTCCCAGCCTCTACCTCCTCCTGCAAAGTCAAAAGAGGAGCTAAATGAAGGCACAAGGAAAcggaaagcaaaaaaagctgaataa
- the SMIM7 gene encoding small integral membrane protein 7 — protein MIGDLLLCGTLLMNAGAVLNFRLRKRDTEGFGEESREPTTGDNIREFLLSLRYFRIFIALWNVFMMFCMIVLFGS, from the exons ATGATCGGGGACCTGCTGCTCTGCGG GACGCTGCTGATGAACGCCGGTGCCGTGCTCAACTTCAGGCT gaggaagagagacacGGAGGGCTTCGGCGAGGAGTCGAGGGAACCCACGACCG GTGACAATATCAGAGAGTTCTTGCTGAGTCTCAGATACTTTCGAATCTTCATTGCCTTGTGGAATGTCTTCATGATGTTCTGCATGATTGT GTTATTTGGATCTTGA